CCGGAAGGCCGCCGCCGTGTTCTCCAGGCCGTCGGCAGTCCCGCCGCGGTGGGCGAACGGTATGGGGGCGGGGTGGTCGAGGTACGGGTGCCGGGGGCGCGGTGCGGAAGTCACGAACGCAGTATCGCTCGTCCGGGTGACGATCCGGCGACGACCGTGCTACCTCCACCGTTGGACGGGATGGCGAACACACGCAGGAACAGTTGCGCCAGCGGGCCGATGGACAGGGCGTAGAGGACCGTGCCCGCGCCCACCGTGCCGCCGAGGAGGTACCCGGTCCCCACGACCGCGACCTCGATCGCCGTCCGGACCAGCCGGATCGAACGTCCCGTCAGCCGGTGCAGCCCGGTCATCAGCCCGTCGCGCGGACCGGGGTCGAAGCGGGCGGAGATGTAGAGGCCGGTGGCGGCGCCGTTGAGGACGATCCCGGCCGCCATCACCGCGATCTGCACGGCCTGGCCGTGGACGTCCGGTACGACGGCGAGGGTGCCGTCCATGGCGATGCCGATGACGAAGACGTTGGAGACGGTTCCGAGTCCGGGCCTCTGGCGGATCGGTATCCACAGCAGCAGGACGACAGCGCCGACGATGATCGAGACGACGCCGATGGTGAGCCCCGTCCGCTCGGCCAGGCCCTGGTGCAGCACACCCCAGGGTTCGAGGCCGAGACCCCCGCGGATCAGGAGCGCGGAGCTCGCGCCGTAGAGCGCCAGGCCGAAGTAGAGCTGCATCAGTCTGCGGGGCAGATGCCTGCCCCGCAGACCGGATGTGATGGACAACGTTCTGCCCCCGGTGGTGGAAGTGGACTGATGCATGACACTCTGTGGCGGGGATGCGGAGGTCAACCATGGCCAATCCGAGGAAGGTGGACTGACTGCGATGGCTCAGTGGACTTCGGCCGTGGGGGCGCCCGCGCTGGCCCGGCAACTGCAGGCACAGCAGCCGCGCCCGGCGGGCCCGGGCACCCGCAGACCGCCCGCGTACCGTGCCCTCGCGGACGGCATCCGGCTGCTCGTCCTGGAGGGCCGGGTCCCCGTCGCCGCCCGGCTGCCCGCCGAGCGTGAACTCGCACTGGCCCTGGCCGTCAGCCGTACCACCGTGGCGGCCGCCTACGAGGCCCTGCGGAACGAGGGCTTCCTGGAGTCCCGCAGGGGGGCCGGCAGCTGGACGGCCGTACCCGCCGGCAACCCGCTGCCTGCGCGGGGGCTCGAACCGCTGCCCCCGGAGTCCCTCGGCTCGATGATCGACCTCGGCTGCGCGGCGCTGCCCGCCCCCGAGCCCTGGCTGACCCGGAGCATCCAGGGCGCGCTGGAGGAACTGCCGCCGTACGCGCACACCCACGGCGACTACCCCGCCGGTCTGCCCGCGCTGCGCCGGACGCTCGCCGACCGGTACACCGAGCGCGGCATCCCGACCATGCCCGAACAGATCATGGTGACCACCGGCGCCATGGGCGCGATCGACGCGATCTGCCACCTCTTCGCGGGACGGGGCGAGCGGATCGCCGTCGAGTCGCCGTCGTACGCCAACATCCTCCAGCTGATGCGCGAGGCGGGCGCCCGGTTGGTGCCGGTCGCGATGGCCGAGGGGCTCAAGGGGTGGGACCTGCCCCGCTGGCGGCAGGTCCTGCGCGACGCCGCACCCCGGCTCGCCTACGTCGTCGCCGACTTCCACAACCCCACCGGGGCCCTCGCGGACGAGGACCAGCGGCGGCAGCTCGTCGACGCCGCCCGGTCCGCCGGCACGGTGCTCGTCGTCGACGAGACGATGGCCGAACTCCGCCTCGACGACGAAACCGCGATGCCCCGGCCCGTCTGCGCCTTCGACCCGGCGGGCTCGACCGTCCTGACGGTCGGCTCGGCGAGCAAGGCCTTCTGGGCGGGTATGCGGATCGGCTGGGTACGGGCCGCCCCGGACGTGATCCGCTCCCTGGTCGCCGCGCGTGCCTACGCCGACCTGGGCACCCCGGTCCTGGAGCAGCTCGGAGTCAACTGGCTGATGGGCACCGGCGGCTGGAACGAGGCGGTGGCCCTGCGCCGTGAGCAGGCCCGCCGGAACCGGGACGAGATGGTGACGGCGCTCCACCGGGAACTGCCGGACTGGGAGTTCGAGGTTCCGCACGGCGGACTGACGCTGTGGGTACGCGCGGGCGGTCTGTCCGGATCCCGTCTGGCGGAGGTCGGCGAACGGGTGGGCGTGCGGGTCCCCTCCGGGCCGCGGTTCGGTGTGGACGGTGCGTTCGAGGGGTACGTCCGGCTGCCGTTCACCGTCGGCGGACCCGTCGCCGAGGAGGCCGCGGCCCGGCTGGCGGCGGCGGCCCGGCTGGTGCGGACGGGCGTGACCACGGGCACGGAGGCGCCGAGGACGTTCGTGGCGTAGGGGTGCTCGCTGCGTCCGGGCGGCCGCGGTGCGGCAGGTGGGCCCGACGGCCCGGGACCCGCGCGGCGGCGTGACGGCGTCGGCCCGGGAGCGGCCTCCTCGGCGACGGCGGGTCGGCCGGGTGCGAGGGGTGCGCCCGGCCGCGGCGTGGGCCGATGGGCCGGGGCGAACGGGTGGGCCCGGTCCGGCCGCCGCGTTCCTTCAGCCCTCCGCGGGTACCGGCGCCGAGGAGGCTCGTACGGGCGCGCTCGCCACCGGTTCCGGGACGGGCCCGGTGTGCGGTTCCCCTGCCGGACCGGCCGGGAGCTCCTCGTGCGGCCCGGCGGGTGTCCCGCCGGCACCTGCCGGCTCGGTCTCCCGCTCCGTGCCCCGCCCGTCCCCGGGCGTTTCCGCCGCCCCGGTGGCCTGCCTCTCCGGGAGCAGACGCAGCACAGCCTGCCGGTGCTCCTCGCTCGCCACCTCGTCGAACGGGTCGGGCGTCGCGGGCACCTGGAGCCTGAGCACCGCTCCCGTTCCCATCCGGGCGTAACCCCGGCCGGGCGGCACGTCGGAGGTGGGGGTCGTGTGCGGGGGAGCGCCGAGCACGCTCTTCACCTGCTCCGGCGTGGCCGGGCCGAGCACGAGCCGGGCACGTGTGTGCGTGCGTACCGTCTCGTTCAGGAACTCGAGGCTGTCGAACTGGTCGGCGACCACCACGGTCACGTGCGCGGCCCGGCCGTGCCTGAGGGGGACCTGCAGGAGCTGCTGAGGGTCGGGTCTGCCGTCCGCTGCCGCCAGATGACTGAAGACACTGGGCCTGTCCACCAGGATGCACAGCGGGCGCCGGGCGTCCTCGGGAGCGGGGTGACCCGCCTGCCGTGCCCGGTTGGCGGCGATGAGCCGGCGCTCCGTCTCATGGGCCGCCCACTCCAGACCGGCCAGCGCCCCGGCCAGCCCGCATTCGACGGCGAGCACGCCGTCGCGGCCGGTCAGACAGGCGTACTCGCCGGTGCCGCTGCCCTCGACGACGAGGACGTCCCCGTGCGGCAGCGCCTGCAGGGCGAGGGAGCGCAGCAGGGAGGTCGTGCCGCTGCCGGGGTGGCCGACGGCCAGCAGATGCGGTTCGGTCGAGCGCGGTCCGGTGCGCCACACCACGGGCGGCGCGTCCCTCGTCGCGTCGCCGTCGAGGACGGGCACGGTCCGCTGGACGGCGTCCGGGTCGGTGAAGCCGAGGACCAGTTCGCCGGGAGCGGTCACGAAGCGCTGGGCGGCGATGGTGGTCGGGAGCGGGGGCAGGACGCTCATCAGCAGCCGGTTGGCCTCCTCGTCCCAGGTGAACAGGTACTCGCGGCCGCGGCCCGACTTGGCGTGGAGCAACTGCTCGATCCGGGCGCGGGCCTCGGGCTCGCCGTCGGGGAAGTACGCCGGGTACGCCACCCGCAGCCGGGTGAGCCGGCCGTCCCCGTCGAACTCGTGGTCGCTGAACGCCTTCGCCCACTCCCCGCCGTGGGCGAACAGCGGACTCGGATCCTCCGGGACGGAGAAGTACGGCACGAGCGCGTCGTGGAGCGCCTGGAGCCGCGCGACCTGGGACTCGTCGGGGCCGGTGCGCACCGGCGTGCGCACCCGCCCCTTCCAGGCCGCCACACCCATCAGGCCGATCAGCCCGAGCAGCGGTCCGTACGGGAGGAGGGCGACGGCCAGGACGCAGACCGCCGCCAGGAACAGCGCGGGGCCACGCCGATCCTTGGGCGTGTCGGCCCACCTGCGCAGTCCGGCGGCGGCCAGCAGTCGTAGCCCGCGGCTGATCGTGATGAGCGGATGGAGGACGTCGGTGGCGTTGTCGGCGGCCGTCCGCGCCAGCTCACGGCTGCGAGCGATCCGGTCGTTGGCGCTGATCGGAATGCGGGGGAGTGGTCGCCGGGCCACGTGGTTCTCCTGCTCCTCAGAAGTGTGGGAGGGGTGGTGCGGGGACGTCAGAACTTGATCCCGCCCAGGAGGCTGGCCAGGCTCGCGCCTCCTGCGGTGATGCTCGGGGCGATGGCCGTGCCCGCGAGGTAGAAGCCGAAGAGTGCGCAGACCAGCGCGTGCGACGCCTTCAGCCCGTCCTTCTTGAAGAACAGGAAGACGATGATGCCCAGCAGCACGACGCCTGAGATGGACAGAATCATGAGCGGTTCTCCTGGTTGAGGGGACAGTCACCATGAGTCCTTCCATCCTCACAGAAGGTATCTATACGACAAAAGGTGCATTCGGGTGAAAGTTCGCTACTTTCACTGGATCGGCGGATGACGGATCGTTGCCGAACGGGTGTTGATCTTCGCGGAGCCACTTCGGGTGATCTTCGCCGTGTGTCGCGGGGTCTTCCTCTCGGGTACTCGGAGTGATGCCCTCCGTGGGGGCGAAGTACCCTGTCGGTTCGCTCGTGCGGCGCCGCCCCGCCCTACGAAGCGGCAGGTCAAGCCCCTATCGGGGGTCCGGGACGCACCGGGCGCCCCGTCGTCAGCGCAGTGAAAGGCGGTCCTTCGGATGAGTGAAGCCCCGGATCCCGAGGTGGTCGAGCTGGCCTCCAGGATCTTCGACCTGGCACGCCAGGGAGACGCCGAGGCACTCGCCGCCTACGTGGACGCAGGCGTCCCGGCGAACCTCACCAACGACAAGGGCGACTCGCTCGTCATGCTCGCCGCCTACCACGGCCACGCCGGTGCGGTGACCGTGCTCCTGGCACGAGGTGCCGACGCGGACCGCGCCAACGACCGCGGCCAGACGCCTCTCGCGGGCGCCGTCTTCAAGGGCGAGGACGAGGTGATCCGCGCCTTGCTGGCCGGCGGCGCCGACCCGGAGGCGGGAACTCCGTCCGCGGTGGATACTGCGCGGATGTTTGGGAAGACAGACCTCCTGAAACTGTTCGGCGCCCGGTGAACGGGAGTTGAACGCCAAGCGGAACAGCCGCCCTAAATGTGGTCGCGGCGACGAAATGGCTGGGTCATCATGACGTCGGGCCCGCAGGGGGCCACCGACGAGAGGCAGAGGAAGATGGTTTGCACCAAGCGGAAGACGACGGGCAGCCGATCATGTTGCCGCGCGGCCTAGGCGAACACACCCCCGGTCGCGTCGACAGCTTGATGTGAGGCACTTTCCATGTTCGAACCAGTCATAGCGCCGAGCGGCACCTTGCTCGGCCTGCTGCAGAGGGGCCGCGGCGACGGCACGCTGCACGCGCTCGCCGCGCCGCGCGCCGAAGCCCTCGAGGCCCTCAACCACTGCGTGCTCCACGACCCCCGCCACGACTGGCAGGTGGAGAACCGCTCCCTCTACTACGCCCGCCTCCACCTGGACCTGGGCGGCGGTCTCGACGAGATCGAGGCCCACCTCTTCGCTGCCGAGGACCACCTCGACACCGACGACTCCCGGACCGGGCTCGCGCTCTCCGTGCTGGGTCACCTGGCCTCCTACGGACGCGACGACGCGCTGGTGCTGCTGCGCAGGTACGCGGCGACCGGTGCCAACTGGGCCTGGGCCCTCGACGAGCTCGCCCTTCGCGACGACGACTCCGGGCTCCGCTCACTCGCGGGAGCCGTGCTCGGCCGTTTCCCGGCCACCCCGGAGGGCGACGCCGAGCTGGCCGCCGCCATGCGCGACGCCTTCGAGCCGAGGCCGTGGCGGCTCTGGGCCGAGGACCGCCGGGAGGCGGTCGGCGCCCGGGTGCGCGCCGCCCGGGAACGCGGGTCCTTCGACCGCTGGCAGCGCCAGATGCGGCCCACGGGGCCACGCCCCGGCTGGAGCGTCGAGTCGGTCCTCGACTGGGCCCAGCAGGGCCTGGAGCGCGGCGGCGCCCTGCATGTGCCCGCGGCGCGCTGCCTCGGCGCCGTCGCCGGCCCCGAGGACCGGCCGCTGATCGCCGAGGCCGCGCGCGGCGGGCCCGACGGTGCACGCTGCGCCGCCCTGCACTACCTGGCGGAGGCGCGAGATCCCGCCGTCCTCGATCTCATCGAGGCCGCGGTCGCCGACCCTTCCCGTACCGTCGCCGACGCCGCCGTCGCCGCGTTCGAGCGGATGTGCGGCGAAGCCGCCGTCGACCGGGCGCGTGGCTGGATCCACCGCCCCGACGCGCTCGGCGCCTCTGCCGCGGGCGTCCTCGCCTGTCGTGGCGGCGCCCAGGACAGCGAGCTCGTGCTCGGCGCGCTCCGCGAGACCGTCCGCGCCGATGGACCCGACGCCCCTCCGCTGTGGGCCCTCGTCGACGGCACCGGCCGGCTGGGCATCGGTTGCGCCGCACCCGTGCTGCGCCACGTCTACCGCGAGACCGCCTCCTCCCAGTTGCGCGGCCGCACGGCCCGTGCCCTGGCCGCCACCGACCCCTCCTTCGCGACCGGCTTCGCCGTCGAGTGCCTGTGGGACTGCGAGGAAACCACGAGGGAGGTCGCCGCACTGCACGCCGAGACCGGTGACGCACGCGTCGCCGAGCGTCTCCGCCGGCTCGCCGCCGATCCGGCGGAGGAGGCCGAGGTGCAGACGGCCGTCCGCAGCCGTATCGCGCGGGAGGCTCCTCCGCGCTGACCTGACGCGTCGGGGTGCCCGCTGTCCGGCGCACCGCGGACGCGTGGAGCGGGGCACCGACGAACCGGTCCGGTCCGGTCCGGGGCGCCAATCGTGCGGTGCGATGACGGGCAGCGGGCGAGCCCGGCGAGGGCAGGGCCGGGCCGGGCGGTCGAAACAGATTGGGGTGCCCGCGAGTCGTGGGCACCCGCGGACGCGTGGAGCGGAGCACCGGCGAACCGGTCCGGTCCGGTCCGGTCCGGGGCGCCATCGTGCGGTGCGGTGACGGGCAGCGGGCGAGTCCGGCGAGGGCAGGGCCGGGCCGGGCCGGGCGGTCGAAACAGATTGGGGTGCCCGCGAGTCGTGGGCACCCGCGGACGCGTGGAGCGGGGCACCGACGAACCGGTCCGGGGGCGGGGCCGCCATCGTGCGGTGCGGTGACGGGCAGCGGGCGAGCCCGGCGAGGGTAGGGCCGGGCCGGGCGGGCGGTCGAAACGGGCTGGGGTGCCGGCGAGTCGTGGGCACCCGCGGACGCGTGGAGCGGGGCACCGGCGAACCGGTCCGGGGGCGGGGCCGCCATCGTGCGGTGCGGTGACGGGCAGCGGGCGAGCCCGGCGAGGGTAGGGCCGGGCCGGGCGGGCGGTCGAAACGGGCTGGGGTGCCGGCGAGTCGTGGGCACCCGCGGACGCGTGGAGCGGAGCACCGGCGAACCGGTCCGGGGGCGGGGCCGCCACTCTGCGGCCCGGCCCGGCCCGGCCCGGCGGTCGACGGGCCGGGGTGGCGGAACGGCCCCGCCGGCGGCTCGGCGGGCGGTTCGGGCTCCCGGGTCCCTCGGCTCCTCGGCGACGCACGCCTCCCGCCGCCGCCGAGGAGGCGGACGGCCGAAAGCACAGCGGGGCCATGGCTGAAACGGGTATGCCGGGGCGACGCGGGGCAGGTCAGGTGGCCACACGCCGGGCGGAGGCAAACGCTCATGGGACGTTCGACGCGCGGAAAGATCCACGTTGGCCGCGCCACCCCCGGCGGGACGAGAACACGAGTATGCGTGTCGTCATCGTCACCGAATCCTTTCCACCCGACGTCAACGGTGTGGCGCACTGCGCCCTGCAGACCGCCCGGCACCTCGCCGCACGCGGCCACGACCCCCTCGTCATCGCCCCGGCCGCGGCCGGACCCGAAGCCGACGCCCCCTGCCCGGT
The genomic region above belongs to Streptomyces marianii and contains:
- the yczE gene encoding membrane protein YczE, whose translation is MHQSTSTTGGRTLSITSGLRGRHLPRRLMQLYFGLALYGASSALLIRGGLGLEPWGVLHQGLAERTGLTIGVVSIIVGAVVLLLWIPIRQRPGLGTVSNVFVIGIAMDGTLAVVPDVHGQAVQIAVMAAGIVLNGAATGLYISARFDPGPRDGLMTGLHRLTGRSIRLVRTAIEVAVVGTGYLLGGTVGAGTVLYALSIGPLAQLFLRVFAIPSNGGGSTVVAGSSPGRAILRS
- a CDS encoding SCO1417 family PLP biosynthesis transcription factor; the protein is MAQWTSAVGAPALARQLQAQQPRPAGPGTRRPPAYRALADGIRLLVLEGRVPVAARLPAERELALALAVSRTTVAAAYEALRNEGFLESRRGAGSWTAVPAGNPLPARGLEPLPPESLGSMIDLGCAALPAPEPWLTRSIQGALEELPPYAHTHGDYPAGLPALRRTLADRYTERGIPTMPEQIMVTTGAMGAIDAICHLFAGRGERIAVESPSYANILQLMREAGARLVPVAMAEGLKGWDLPRWRQVLRDAAPRLAYVVADFHNPTGALADEDQRRQLVDAARSAGTVLVVDETMAELRLDDETAMPRPVCAFDPAGSTVLTVGSASKAFWAGMRIGWVRAAPDVIRSLVAARAYADLGTPVLEQLGVNWLMGTGGWNEAVALRREQARRNRDEMVTALHRELPDWEFEVPHGGLTLWVRAGGLSGSRLAEVGERVGVRVPSGPRFGVDGAFEGYVRLPFTVGGPVAEEAAARLAAAARLVRTGVTTGTEAPRTFVA
- a CDS encoding ankyrin repeat domain-containing protein; translated protein: MSEAPDPEVVELASRIFDLARQGDAEALAAYVDAGVPANLTNDKGDSLVMLAAYHGHAGAVTVLLARGADADRANDRGQTPLAGAVFKGEDEVIRALLAGGADPEAGTPSAVDTARMFGKTDLLKLFGAR
- a CDS encoding HEAT repeat domain-containing protein; protein product: MFEPVIAPSGTLLGLLQRGRGDGTLHALAAPRAEALEALNHCVLHDPRHDWQVENRSLYYARLHLDLGGGLDEIEAHLFAAEDHLDTDDSRTGLALSVLGHLASYGRDDALVLLRRYAATGANWAWALDELALRDDDSGLRSLAGAVLGRFPATPEGDAELAAAMRDAFEPRPWRLWAEDRREAVGARVRAARERGSFDRWQRQMRPTGPRPGWSVESVLDWAQQGLERGGALHVPAARCLGAVAGPEDRPLIAEAARGGPDGARCAALHYLAEARDPAVLDLIEAAVADPSRTVADAAVAAFERMCGEAAVDRARGWIHRPDALGASAAGVLACRGGAQDSELVLGALRETVRADGPDAPPLWALVDGTGRLGIGCAAPVLRHVYRETASSQLRGRTARALAATDPSFATGFAVECLWDCEETTREVAALHAETGDARVAERLRRLAADPAEEAEVQTAVRSRIAREAPPR